In the genome of Siniperca chuatsi isolate FFG_IHB_CAS linkage group LG17, ASM2008510v1, whole genome shotgun sequence, one region contains:
- the lg17h6orf47 gene encoding uncharacterized protein C6orf47 homolog, with product MTSVVGRAWGWVRSWASSAMSENTTTVIAEGQRHGCGSRGLRGWTSWIWGGWRRQSDQSSSVEEYWEAQEKLQPMEVEDLGAGKHETEANSEHVSRWWNKYLPTSYLSWPRKTEASGQRRRKRYGQSGDAWDRDVDGDFSDYGTPPPSPTPPSTQLTSPFRLFAHNWKMEILPEHHEICFNFLRHLFDLFVVGFLWTVSPPAKLILEVLGVQGALRLWFHGMAMFFVSTVGMAGLLWLIQEYLPQFALIYGIIQALVISVSVRQSVILGIEEEKAEKDEEAKETDEVKDSREHKEKLGSVKD from the coding sequence ATGACATCTGTGGTAGGCAGAGCATGGGGGTGGGTGCGCTCATGGGCCAGCAGTGCCATGTCAGAGAACACCACAACAGTGATAGCTGAAGGCCAGAGGCATGGCTGCGGCAGCCGGGGCCTCAGGGGGTGGACCTCCTGGATCTGGGGAGGGTGGAGACGTCAGAGTGACCAAAGTAGTTCAGTAGAGGAGTACTGGGAGGCACAGGAGAAGCTTCAGCCCATGGAAGTTGAAGATCTCGGCGCAGGGAAACATGAGACAGAGGCAAATTCAGAGCATGTTTCTAGATGGTGGAATAAATATCTCCCAACTTCTTACCTTTCTTGGCCAAGAAAAACAGAGGCAAGCGGACAAAGACGAAGGAAACGTTATGGTCAGAGTGGAGATGCATGGGACCGTGATGTTGATGGGGACTTTTCTGACTATGGAACGCCTCCTCCGTCTCCTACACCTCCTTCCACTCAGTTGACATCTCCTTTCCGACTCTTTGCGCACAACTGGAAAATGGAAATCCTACCAGAGCACCACGAGATCTGTTTCAACTTCCTGCGCCACTTGTTTGACCTGTTTGTCGTTGGCTTCCTGTGGACTGTGTCCCCCCCTGCCAAACTGATCCTGGAGGTGTTGGGGGTCCAGGGAGCACTGAGGCTGTGGTTTCATGGTATGGCCATGTTTTTTGTCTCCACAGTTGGAATGGCAGGATTACTCTGGTTGATCCAGGAGTATCTCCCTCAGTTTGCTTTGATCTATGGCATCATACAGGCATTGGTGATCTCTGTCAGCGTTCGGCAGAGTGTGATCCTCGGCATAGAGGAAGAAAAAGCCGAAAAGGATGAGGAGGCCAAGGAGACTGATGAAGTGAAAGACAGTAGGGAACATAAAGAAAAGCTTGGGTCTGTTAAGGACTAG
- the ppp1r11 gene encoding E3 ubiquitin-protein ligase PPP1R11 isoform X1 — protein MWLANSRHTAELKTLSYRSNTRTYVRFLQQSLAPMATTPPMVPPSVQQGLSFDRNQHPSLPGSFQRNRQKITAACSKQPFFLYGLEGRSLTIKLRKRKTEKKVEWSSDTVDNEHLGRRSSKCCCIYEKPRQFGESSSESEGDDDDEGCGSAHCILGHGRRGHEQRGGGGTTVPPNSGVSHTH, from the exons aTGTGGCTTGctaacagcagacacacagcagaactgaaaaCTCTCTCTTACAGAAGCAATACAAGGACCTatgtaagatttctgcaacagtCGTTAGCACCAATGGCAACTACACCGCCGATGGTTCCTCCATCTGTACAGCAAGGACTTTCCTTCGATCGGAACCAACATCCTTCTCTGCCTGGCTCATTCCAACGGAACCGCCAGAAAATAACAGCCGCATGTTCAAAGCAACCTTTCTTCCTTTACGGACTG GAGGGACGAAGCCTGACAATCAagctgaggaagaggaagactgAGAAGAAGGTGGAGTGGTCCAGTGACACTGTCGACAATGAGCACCTGGGAAGAAGGTCTTCAAAGT GCTGCTGTATTTATGAAAAGCCCCGACAGTTCGGAGAGTCGTCCTCTGAAAGCGAGGGagacgatgatgatgaagggTGCGGCAGTGCTCACTGTATCCTGGGCCACGGCAGGAGAGGCCATgaacagagagggggaggggggaccACAGTGCCCCCGAACTCTGGAGTGTCACACACCCACTAA
- the ppp1r11 gene encoding E3 ubiquitin-protein ligase PPP1R11 isoform X3 → MWLANSRHTAELKTLSYRSNTRTYEGRSLTIKLRKRKTEKKVEWSSDTVDNEHLGRRSSKCCCIYEKPRQFGESSSESEGDDDDEGCGSAHCILGHGRRGHEQRGGGGTTVPPNSGVSHTH, encoded by the exons aTGTGGCTTGctaacagcagacacacagcagaactgaaaaCTCTCTCTTACAGAAGCAATACAAGGACCTat GAGGGACGAAGCCTGACAATCAagctgaggaagaggaagactgAGAAGAAGGTGGAGTGGTCCAGTGACACTGTCGACAATGAGCACCTGGGAAGAAGGTCTTCAAAGT GCTGCTGTATTTATGAAAAGCCCCGACAGTTCGGAGAGTCGTCCTCTGAAAGCGAGGGagacgatgatgatgaagggTGCGGCAGTGCTCACTGTATCCTGGGCCACGGCAGGAGAGGCCATgaacagagagggggaggggggaccACAGTGCCCCCGAACTCTGGAGTGTCACACACCCACTAA
- the ppp1r11 gene encoding E3 ubiquitin-protein ligase PPP1R11 isoform X2: MAEVPGTSSETITETVQTNTPPPPQQEGRSLTIKLRKRKTEKKVEWSSDTVDNEHLGRRSSKCCCIYEKPRQFGESSSESEGDDDDEGCGSAHCILGHGRRGHEQRGGGGTTVPPNSGVSHTH, encoded by the exons ATGGCGGAGGTTCCCGGGACATCAAGTGAGACGATAACGGAGACTGTTCAGACTAACACACCGCCGCCGCCCCAGCAG GAGGGACGAAGCCTGACAATCAagctgaggaagaggaagactgAGAAGAAGGTGGAGTGGTCCAGTGACACTGTCGACAATGAGCACCTGGGAAGAAGGTCTTCAAAGT GCTGCTGTATTTATGAAAAGCCCCGACAGTTCGGAGAGTCGTCCTCTGAAAGCGAGGGagacgatgatgatgaagggTGCGGCAGTGCTCACTGTATCCTGGGCCACGGCAGGAGAGGCCATgaacagagagggggaggggggaccACAGTGCCCCCGAACTCTGGAGTGTCACACACCCACTAA